From the genome of Flavobacterium ovatum, one region includes:
- a CDS encoding four helix bundle protein, with translation MTRHNYKNLKIWQLGIQIANDISDVLLEFPVHERYDLSSQISRCSVSVPSNIAEGSSRTDKSFSHFIDISLGSSFELNTQLIIAKYRQYINEITFNHLETKIEEFQRMTMSFQNNLK, from the coding sequence ATGACTCGACATAATTATAAAAACTTAAAAATATGGCAATTGGGAATCCAAATTGCAAATGATATTTCGGATGTATTATTAGAATTTCCAGTTCATGAAAGATATGATTTGAGTTCCCAAATTAGCCGTTGTTCAGTTTCTGTACCGAGTAATATTGCAGAAGGTTCTTCTAGAACTGACAAATCATTTAGTCACTTTATTGACATTTCTCTTGGTTCTTCTTTTGAATTAAACACACAACTTATCATAGCTAAGTATAGACAATATATTAACGAAATAACCTTTAACCATTTAGAAACTAAAATAGAAGAATTCCAAAGAATGACCATGTCATTTCAAAATAACCTCAAGTAG